The following proteins come from a genomic window of Campylobacter concisus:
- a CDS encoding glycosyltransferase family 2 protein translates to MNNILVSVCIPVFNREKIISHTIDSVINQSYKNIEIIVSDNCSTDNTFNILESYAKKDRRIKLFKMEINKGPVENWRNCFVNSSGQIIKFLWSDDYIDLDFIKRTLKELKFNVGFVYTPVKWYDVKSMKICQDIGFKIVNKSLLTLDFFVESLILQGSVPVSGTCAIFRRNIIGDLFSSNISNCLNLNYNINGAGFDSLMFLYAKKNYNYFAYTDDVFAYYGVDKDSISVQDGEKLTPYYFSFFFGFLKEFKYGTKLIAKFKSRILFYKFFYIRDEHTKDLLDKLLFIINNKLDYLFLIKLIVKNYFMDKLKAFQKRILNKLKNVYSSTLFDLKVKQNDTE, encoded by the coding sequence ATGAATAATATACTAGTATCGGTTTGCATCCCTGTGTTTAATCGTGAAAAAATAATTTCACATACTATTGATAGTGTGATTAATCAAAGCTATAAGAATATTGAAATTATAGTCTCAGATAATTGCAGTACTGATAATACTTTTAATATATTGGAGAGCTACGCTAAAAAGGATCGTAGAATAAAATTATTTAAAATGGAAATAAACAAAGGTCCAGTTGAAAATTGGAGAAATTGTTTTGTAAACTCTTCTGGGCAGATTATAAAATTTCTATGGTCGGATGATTATATTGATTTAGATTTTATAAAAAGGACGTTGAAAGAGCTAAAATTTAATGTTGGTTTTGTTTATACGCCAGTGAAGTGGTATGATGTAAAAAGTATGAAAATTTGCCAAGATATTGGTTTTAAAATAGTTAATAAGTCTTTATTGACATTGGATTTTTTTGTAGAATCATTGATACTTCAAGGCAGTGTTCCTGTTTCTGGAACATGTGCTATATTTAGGAGAAATATTATCGGAGACCTATTTAGTAGTAATATTAGCAATTGTTTAAATTTAAACTATAATATTAATGGAGCTGGGTTTGATTCATTAATGTTTTTATATGCAAAAAAAAACTATAATTATTTTGCTTACACAGACGATGTTTTTGCCTATTATGGTGTTGATAAGGATAGTATTAGTGTACAAGATGGAGAAAAATTGACTCCATATTATTTTTCCTTTTTCTTTGGCTTTCTTAAAGAGTTTAAATATGGTACAAAACTGATCGCTAAATTTAAAAGTAGGATTTTATTTTATAAATTTTTTTATATAAGAGATGAGCATACGAAAGATTTGCTAGACAAATTATTATTTATTATAAATAATAAGCTTGATTATTTATTTCTTATAAAGCTTATAGTCAAAAATTATTTTATGGATAAATTAAAAGCATTCCAAAAAAGAATTCTTAATAAATTAAAAAATGTTTACAGCTCTACATTATTTGATTTAAAGGTTAAACAAAATGATACAGAATAA
- a CDS encoding oligosaccharide flippase family protein has protein sequence MLIVSNKSLIKNLVSIISIDVLAKSSSLLLLPIYLKLMTQEEFGIYSYAIGLSAFFTSIGSMGLYGAINRYFYDRRYSQNEVVSTLFLILVISIVSFVFALISTIHIWRDLVFGNLKNNVVVLVILSIFHGAIIQFFMSFFYIDKKYKEIRNFNLARLVLVNSISLGVMYLFSQNSVVERLSALIISELLVCILFFKYILQYFSCRKFNKNLAKDSVIFGYPLVLNAVLGFIYSFVDKYFIQNLFDFNLVGEYSFIFAFSSMFAILFSSIHNFWLPFFFNPANKHLLSIKIIQLISLLFVLAIVYYFVVLFLLKFLFVFGVFNSAYRAGIPYLWVLVFSQFILSVSSLLNNYFSLYNKTIYGLYISLIMSFVSIFIMYFFISAYQVYGAAIAVLINSVIGLMLTLVFVRYLKVRNNE, from the coding sequence GTGCTTATTGTTAGTAATAAAAGTCTTATTAAAAACCTTGTATCTATAATATCAATTGATGTTCTTGCAAAATCTAGTAGTTTACTTCTTTTACCCATTTATTTAAAACTTATGACTCAGGAGGAATTTGGCATATATTCATATGCTATAGGATTGTCTGCATTTTTTACATCAATTGGATCAATGGGGTTGTATGGTGCCATTAATAGATATTTTTATGATAGAAGATATTCGCAGAATGAAGTAGTTAGTACATTATTCTTGATATTAGTTATATCAATAGTATCTTTTGTTTTTGCTTTGATATCAACAATTCATATATGGAGAGACCTGGTATTTGGTAATTTAAAGAATAATGTTGTTGTTTTGGTTATTTTATCTATATTTCATGGAGCAATAATTCAATTTTTTATGAGTTTTTTTTATATTGATAAAAAATATAAAGAAATTAGAAATTTTAATTTGGCGAGATTGGTATTGGTTAATAGTATATCTTTGGGGGTTATGTATCTCTTTTCACAAAATTCTGTAGTAGAAAGATTAAGTGCGCTAATAATATCAGAGCTTTTAGTGTGTATACTATTTTTTAAATATATTTTGCAATATTTTTCTTGCAGAAAGTTTAATAAAAATTTAGCTAAAGATAGTGTTATATTTGGCTATCCGCTTGTTCTTAATGCTGTATTGGGATTTATTTACTCTTTTGTTGATAAATACTTCATACAAAATCTTTTTGATTTTAATTTAGTGGGTGAATATTCTTTTATTTTTGCATTTTCATCTATGTTTGCTATTCTATTTTCAAGTATACACAATTTTTGGTTGCCATTTTTTTTTAATCCAGCAAATAAGCATTTATTATCTATTAAAATTATCCAGCTAATTAGCTTATTATTTGTTTTGGCTATTGTTTATTATTTTGTGGTTCTATTTTTACTAAAATTTCTATTTGTTTTTGGGGTTTTTAATTCGGCGTATAGGGCTGGTATTCCGTATTTGTGGGTGCTAGTGTTTTCACAGTTTATTTTGTCGGTTTCCAGTCTTTTAAATAATTACTTTTCCTTATATAACAAAACCATATATGGCCTATATATATCATTGATTATGTCGTTCGTTTCGATATTCATTATGTACTTTTTTATTAGTGCATATCAGGTATATGGTGCGGCTATTGCTGTTTTGATAAACTCTGTAATTGGCCTGATGCTCACTCTCGTATTTGTGAGATATTTGAAGGTGAGGAATAATGAATAA
- a CDS encoding glycosyltransferase, which translates to MIQNNNLYVYAPIVLFVYNRPNHTKKVLEALLANELAHQSEIFIYSDAPKSQNDEINVVEVRKYIKKISGFKNITIIEREKNFGLANSIIDGVGKVINEYGKTIVLEDDIITSPNFLQFMNNALDFYSDNKSIMSISGYMYPCEIPYSYKKDILLFNRFSSWGWGMWSNRWNLINFDITENDKIFHDKNLQKQFNVGGEDLYNMLLLQLQGKINSWAIRTALASALHNKVTVYPIKSLVKNIGFDNSGVHCGETHVYDIVLDSMFLPEVSNVSIDDNIVKIIRKKFSPTKLQKIKSFIRKIIK; encoded by the coding sequence ATGATACAGAATAATAATTTATATGTTTATGCGCCTATAGTATTATTTGTATATAATCGCCCAAATCATACCAAGAAAGTATTAGAAGCTTTATTGGCAAACGAGTTGGCCCATCAAAGTGAAATTTTTATATATTCAGATGCGCCTAAAAGTCAAAATGATGAAATTAATGTCGTAGAAGTAAGAAAATATATAAAAAAAATAAGCGGATTTAAAAATATTACTATAATAGAACGAGAAAAAAATTTTGGTTTGGCTAATAGCATAATAGATGGCGTTGGTAAAGTTATAAATGAATATGGTAAAACAATAGTTCTTGAAGACGATATCATTACTAGTCCGAATTTTTTACAATTTATGAACAATGCTCTTGATTTTTACTCAGATAATAAAAGTATTATGTCGATTAGCGGTTATATGTATCCGTGTGAAATTCCATATTCTTATAAAAAAGATATATTGCTATTTAATAGATTTAGCTCTTGGGGCTGGGGAATGTGGAGCAATAGATGGAATCTAATAAATTTTGATATAACCGAAAATGATAAGATATTTCATGATAAGAATCTGCAAAAGCAGTTTAATGTCGGGGGAGAAGATCTATATAATATGCTTTTACTTCAACTTCAAGGAAAAATAAATTCATGGGCAATAAGGACTGCTTTAGCAAGCGCGCTACATAACAAGGTAACGGTTTATCCTATAAAGAGTTTAGTTAAAAATATTGGATTTGATAATTCTGGTGTTCATTGTGGAGAAACACATGTCTATGATATTGTTTTGGATAGTATGTTTTTACCAGAGGTATCCAACGTAAGCATAGATGATAATATTGTAAAAATAATAAGAAAGAAATTCAGCCCTACTAAATTACAAAAAATAAAATCTTTTATAAGGAAAATAATAAAATGA
- a CDS encoding DegT/DnrJ/EryC1/StrS family aminotransferase, with product MNFIPISQPSITQLEIDYVNDAVISGWVSSLGEYITKFENEFASFCGTKYALSVSNATVGLHLSLVALGIGKDDEVIIPDLTFVATGNVIKYVNAKPVIVDIDPDTLCMDVNCINKAITKNTRAIIPVHLYGHPADMNKINEIAKENNLLVIEDAAEAHGAEIDGRRVGGFGDVGVFSFYGNKIITSGEGGMITTNNKNLYERLKFLRDHAMSSEKRYWHTEVGFNYRMTNLQAALGLAQLRRIKDLIQKRIEIFEWYKEGLSGIENISLNRTQAGIKNVYWMICLEILGYTEKQRDEFLVKLKEKGIDGRPYFYPLSDMPIFDSANTYNAHNIYKTGLNLPSFFDITEEQVLSICKTIKEILYEK from the coding sequence ATGAACTTTATACCTATATCACAACCATCTATTACACAACTTGAAATAGACTATGTAAATGATGCTGTAATATCTGGATGGGTATCTTCACTAGGTGAATATATTACTAAATTTGAGAATGAATTTGCATCTTTTTGTGGGACAAAATATGCGCTCTCTGTTTCAAACGCTACTGTTGGATTGCATTTAAGTTTAGTTGCGCTGGGTATTGGTAAAGACGACGAAGTGATTATCCCAGATCTAACTTTTGTTGCAACTGGAAATGTCATAAAATATGTGAACGCTAAGCCCGTAATTGTTGATATTGATCCAGATACCCTTTGCATGGATGTTAATTGCATTAACAAAGCTATTACTAAAAATACAAGAGCAATTATCCCAGTCCACCTTTATGGACATCCAGCTGATATGAATAAAATAAATGAAATAGCTAAAGAAAATAATCTTTTAGTTATAGAAGATGCAGCCGAAGCTCATGGTGCAGAGATAGATGGAAGACGTGTTGGTGGTTTTGGTGATGTTGGTGTTTTTAGTTTCTATGGTAATAAAATTATAACTTCTGGTGAAGGTGGTATGATCACGACTAACAACAAGAATCTTTATGAAAGATTAAAATTTTTAAGAGATCATGCAATGAGTTCGGAAAAACGATACTGGCATACCGAAGTGGGATTTAATTATCGTATGACAAATCTCCAGGCAGCACTTGGACTAGCCCAATTAAGAAGAATAAAAGACTTAATACAAAAGAGGATTGAGATATTTGAATGGTATAAAGAAGGGTTGTCTGGTATTGAAAACATTTCATTAAATAGAACTCAGGCAGGCATAAAAAATGTTTATTGGATGATATGCCTAGAAATATTGGGCTATACAGAAAAACAAAGGGATGAATTTTTGGTAAAGCTAAAAGAAAAAGGTATTGATGGAAGACCATATTTTTATCCATTGTCAGACATGCCTATTTTTGATAGTGCGAATACTTATAATGCTCATAATATTTATAAGACAGGACTTAATTTGCCAAGTTTTTTTGATATCACAGAAGAGCAAGTTTTATCTATATGTAAAACTATAAAAGAAATTTTATACGAAAAATAA